CGGCGACGCTGCACGCCGACCCGGTGCTCCGCCCCGTGCTGCACCTCTCCCCCGCGGAGGCCCTGGCCGCGGTCGGTCCCGGGTCGGGGAGCGCCACCCCCGCGCAGCAGGCCTACCTGCGCACGAGCATCGACGTGACGATGAAGGGCGGCACCACCAGTGGCGTGATCTACCCGCTGGCGCTCTGCGAGATCGCCCGCGACTTCCGGCTGCGCAACGTGGGCGGTGCCTCCGCCGGGGCGATCGCCGCCGCCTTCGCCGCCGCCGCGGAGGTGGGCCGCGCGACCGCCGACCTGCGCGACGAGCCCCCACCCCCGGCCCGGCCGGCCCCGTCGGCGGCCGCGGCCGGCCACGTCCGCCGTGGGTTCGCCGGGCTGGCGGACGTCATCGCCTGGCTGAGCCAGGTCGACGACCCGCCGGGCGCGCCCGACGAGCTGCGGACGGCCCAGCTCTTCAAGCCCAAGCGGGCGGCGCTGCCCCTGTTCCGGCTCGTCGCGGCGGTGATGCGCCGGCGGTCCTGGGCCCTGCCCCTGCTGGCCGCCACCAGCTTCGGCGCCGGCAACCGGGCGGTCTGCCTCGTCTTCCTGCTGGGACTGCCCGCCCTGCTCTCGGTCGGCACCTGGCTGGTGGAGGGCCCGCCGGCCCCCGACCCCGGCACCGCCTACCTGGTCGCCGCCGGCTGGCTGCTCGGGCTCACCCTCACCGTCTTCGGCCTGGCCGCGGCCCTGGTCTCCCGCACGCCGCCCCGTCGGGTGGCCGCGCCCGCCGCGCTGCGCGAGCCCCTGCCCCCTCCGCCGCGGCCCCCCGTGAACCGCAGCACCGCGCTGCTGCTGGGACTGGCCGCCGTCGGGCTGGTCGCGGTCGTCGGGCTCCCGCTGGCCTCGGACACCTGGCGGTGGCTGGGTCTGGCCCGCTCGGTGCTGGCCTGGCTGGCGGGCGCGCTGCTGGTGCTGGGCAGCGTCGCCGTCAGCGTGCTGGGCCTGCTGGGTCGGGCGAAGACCCACCGCTTCGGGCTCGTCGCCGGCAGCAGCACCCGCCCGGACGGGTCGGCCGACACCGGCTACCTGGACGGCCGTTTCGCGCGGCTGATGGGGATGCCTCGGGTGACGGTCCCGCTGAACCTCGTCGACTGGCTGGACCGCTGCCTGCGGGAGCTGGCCGGTACCTCGGAGGTGCTGCGCTTCGGCCACCTCTGGGACGCGCGCTACGCCGCGGCCGGCGAGCGGCCGGCCGCGCTGGCGGCGGCCCTCGACCGCGCCGGGGCGGAGCCGGACCACCGGATGGTCAACCTGGAGCTGATGGCCAGCGAGCTCGTCCACCGGGTGCCCTACCGCTTCCCGCTCCCGCCGGGCGGCGAGCAGCTCTACGTGTCGCGCGGCGAGCTCACCGGGGTGTTCCCGGCCGACGTCGTCGACGCCCTGACCGCCGGGCCGCCCCTGCGCGGTGGGCGGGACCTCGACTCCGGCGCCCTGCTGGGCGACCTGCACCCGCTGCCCGCCGCTGCCGACCTCCCGGTGGTCTTCGCCGTCCGGATCAGCCTGGCCTTCCCCGGCCTCTTCGAGGCCCTGCACCTCTACCGGGCGGCGGCGCCGGTGGCGGTGCGCGACGACTTCGGCGGGGCGCTGCGGCACACCGGCACCCGGCTCCGGTACCCCGCCGGGCCGGCCGACGGACCGGGCAGCACCTGGGTGCAGGAGCTGTGGTTCACCGACGGCGGGGTGACCTCGAACTTCCCCATCCACTTCTTCGACAGCGTGCTGCCGCGCTGGCCGACCGTCGGCATCAACCTCGGGGCCCACCCCCGCGGGTTCGGGCACCAGGACGTCTACCTGCCGAGCGACCAGCAGGCGTCCCACGGGGTGCCGGCCCCGATGGGAGCCGGCCTGCTCGGGTTCCTGGCGGCCGTGGTGGACACGGCCCGCACCTGGCGGGACACCGCCCAGACGTTCCTGCCCGCCTCGAAGGGCCGGGTGGCGTGGGTGCGGCAGCGACCCGACGAGGGTGGCTCCAACCTCTTCATGCCCCGCGACCGGATCGCGGCGCTGGCCCTGCGGGGCGCGGTGGCGGGGGCCCGGCTGCGCCGCCGCTTCGCCGCGGACGGCCAGTGGCAGCGGCACCAGTGGCTGCGGCTGCGGGCGGGTCTGGACAACCTCGCGCGGCTGCACGCCCGGGTGGAGGCGGCCCTCCGCGACCCGCAGTACGCGCAGTTCACCCGCGGCCGGGAGGCGGGTCGGGCGGCCGTCAGCCGGATGGTCGGGGCGCTCGCCGAGCAGGCGGACCCGACGCCCGCGGGTCCGGACCCGTACCGGCCGCCGGCCGACCCGCCGGCGTCCGCGGAGGTCGACGGGTCCGACCCGGCGCTCGCCTGGTACCTGCCGGCGGTCGACGACGGGTTCTGGCCCGCGGCCGGGCAGCTGCTCGGCTGCTACGGCGCGCCGCTGGGCGACGCGGGCACGCTCACCGCGCAGGCACCGGCGCCCGCGGCGTCCCTGCGCCAGGTGCCGCCCAACTAGGCCGGCCGCGGGCGGGCACGGGCGGGCTAGAGGAGGCCCTGCTCGGCGGTGCCGGCGGGGATCGGGGTCATCCGCAGGACCTGCGGCGGGGCGACGGTGAGGCCCGCTGTGAGCTCCTGCAGGCGGGCGACGGCCGGACCGTGGCCGTGGGCGTCCAGCAGGTCGACGCTGGTCCACTTCTCGAGCATGTAGATCTGGTCGTCGGGGGCGTCGTGGATCGCGTACAGCTCGCAGCCCGCCTCGGCGTGCACGCCGGGGATGGCCTCGACGAGGGCGGAGCGCAGGGCGTCCAGCTTCCCGGGGGCGGCGGTGAAGACGGCGACGACGACGACGGTCTCGGTGGCGGGGGTGGTGCTGGTCACGGCTGCGTTCCTTCGCTCGGTGGGTGCTCACCGTAGCCAGAGCGTGCCGGCCCCGGCACGGCCGCCCCGGTGGAGCGGGCACGCGGCCCCTTGGCCCGGCGAGGACAATGGCGCGGTGCCTGAAGGTGACAGCGTCTACCAGGTCGCCCGGAAGCTGGAGCCGGCCCTCGTCGGCCAGCCCCTGGTCCGCGGCGAGCTCCGGGTGCCGGCCCACGCCACCGACGACCTGGCCGGGCACACCGTCACCGGGATCGACACGCACGGCAAGCACCTGCTCACCCGGCTCGACTCGGGGCTGACGCTGCACACCCACCTGATGATGGACGGCTCCTGGACGGTCACCCGGCCGGGCCGGCGGCTGCCGCGGGACCTGCTGCCCGACGTCCGGGTGCTGCTCGAGACCCGCGCCGGTTCGACGGCCTACGGGATCTCCATGCCCGTCGTCGAGCTGGTCCGCACCACCGACGAGCACGGGGTGGTCGGCCACCTCGGACCGGACCCGCTCCGCGCCGACTGGGACCCCGCCGAGGCCGCGGCCCGGCTGGCCGCCGACCCGGCCCGCCCGCTGGCCGCCGCCCTGCTCGACCAGCGCAACGTCGCCGGCCTCGGCAACCTCTGGGTGAACGAGCTCTGCTTCCTGCGCGGGCACAGCCCCTGGACCCCGGTCGGCGAGGTCGACCTGCCCGCGCTGCTGCGGCTCGCCGCCCGCGCGCTCAAGCACTCCGCCCTCGTGCCCGGCGCCTACCAGGTGACCACCGGGCACAGCCGCCGCGGCGAGGACCACTGGGTCGCCGGGCGCAGCGGCCAGCCCTGCCGACGCTGCCGCACCCCGGTCGAGGTCGCCGCCGAGGTCACCGGCGACCCGGAGCGGCGCCGCACCTGGTGGTGCCCCCGCTGCCAGCCCGGACCCGGACCTGATCGCTGACCCACCCGTCCACGAGGAGGAGCACGATGCCGCACGCCACCCTGGGAGCACCCGCCGGGACCGACCTGGACGCCGAGCTGGACCGGCAGCGGCAGCTGCTGCTGGACAGCGGCGCCGCGGACGACGCCCGGCTGGACGCCGACGCGCTGGCGGCGGCGCTGGACCGTCTCCGTCCCGCTCTGCGCGCCCTGCACCTGCCGGCGGCGACGACGTCCGCCGTGCCGTTCGTGCTCGTGCCCTCCAGCGGCGACCTGGCCCACGACCTGGCGGCGGCGGAGCGCCAGGTGCTCGACCTGCGGCTGGCCGGACGGAGCGACGTCGGGGTGCTGGACCGCAACCACGGCGAGGAGGGGCTCGCCCGCTACCGCCCCATCGCGGAGGTCGGTCCGCCGCCCGCCCGGCTCTGCGCGCTGGTCGGCGTCGAGCGCGGGGAGGAGTTCTGCGGGGTGCGGCCCGAGGAGGCGCTGCCCGTCCTGCTCGGCCGCGGTCGGACGCCGTTGACCATCGGCGACGGGATCGCCCTGGTCCGCGCCTTCCCCGCCGTGCTGGAGAAGAACCGCTGCTTCATGCTGTCGGGCTCCCGGCGCGGCGACCGGCGGGTGCCGGCGCTCTGGATCTCCGGCCGCAGCCCCAAGCTGGGCTGGTGCTGGGACGGCAACCCGCACAGCTGGCTCGGCGTGGCCAGCGCCGCAGCCCGGCTGCCGGGTCGACGGGCCGACCAGCCGCCCGGGACGGCGTGAGGGGGCGCTGCCGGGACGCGCTCCCCGACGCCGAGCGCAAGTACCAGTTCCGGTCCGTTCCCCGGGCCCGGGGAGGCGACGATGCTCGTGCTCGGGGGTGGGGATGACCGGGCCGGCACGGCGCAGGGCCGTCGCTCTGGTGGCCGCGCTGGGCCTGGTCGCCTGCACGCCGGTGGCGTCGTCCGTGCCCGCGCCGTCGGCTGGTGGTCGCCGAGGACCGGCAACCGGCCATCGCGGTCACCTGCCTGCACGAGGAGCTGGCCCGGCCGGGGCCGCGGGCCCCCTGCAGGACCTCTGGTCCGGGCAGGCCCGGTAGCCCTCAGGCCGCGGTCCCGGGAACGGGAGGACGTGTCGGCCGCCGGGCCAGGGACACCCCGACCAGGGAGATCACGCCGCCCGCGACGGCGAGCAGGGCCGGCACCTCCTCCAGGAACAGCCAGCCGAGGGCGATGGCGATCGGCGGCACGACGTAGGTCGTCACGCCGAGCCGGCCCGCGCTGGTGCGGCTGAGGGCGTAGGCCCAGGTCGAGAAGGCGAGCGCGGTGGGGACCGCGCCGAGGTAGAGCACGCCGAGCAGGGCCGACGTCGGCGCCTGCCGCACCTCGGTCACCAGCGTGGGCCCGAAGGGCAGGGTGGCGACGGTGCCCACCAGGCAGGCCAGCCAGGTGACCTGGAGCCCGGGCACCCGGCGCAGCACCACCTTCTGGGCCACCATGGCGACCGCGTAGACGACGGCGCTGAGCAGCACGAGCAGCACGCCGACGAGGTCGGCGTCCCCGGTGCTGGTGGCGACGCCG
The window above is part of the Friedmanniella luteola genome. Proteins encoded here:
- a CDS encoding DNA-formamidopyrimidine glycosylase family protein — protein: MPEGDSVYQVARKLEPALVGQPLVRGELRVPAHATDDLAGHTVTGIDTHGKHLLTRLDSGLTLHTHLMMDGSWTVTRPGRRLPRDLLPDVRVLLETRAGSTAYGISMPVVELVRTTDEHGVVGHLGPDPLRADWDPAEAAARLAADPARPLAAALLDQRNVAGLGNLWVNELCFLRGHSPWTPVGEVDLPALLRLAARALKHSALVPGAYQVTTGHSRRGEDHWVAGRSGQPCRRCRTPVEVAAEVTGDPERRRTWWCPRCQPGPGPDR
- a CDS encoding DUF5701 family protein, with product MPHATLGAPAGTDLDAELDRQRQLLLDSGAADDARLDADALAAALDRLRPALRALHLPAATTSAVPFVLVPSSGDLAHDLAAAERQVLDLRLAGRSDVGVLDRNHGEEGLARYRPIAEVGPPPARLCALVGVERGEEFCGVRPEEALPVLLGRGRTPLTIGDGIALVRAFPAVLEKNRCFMLSGSRRGDRRVPALWISGRSPKLGWCWDGNPHSWLGVASAAARLPGRRADQPPGTA
- a CDS encoding putative quinol monooxygenase, whose translation is MTSTTPATETVVVVAVFTAAPGKLDALRSALVEAIPGVHAEAGCELYAIHDAPDDQIYMLEKWTSVDLLDAHGHGPAVARLQELTAGLTVAPPQVLRMTPIPAGTAEQGLL
- a CDS encoding patatin-like phospholipase family protein — encoded protein: MAVMTGTAALAELRRLLDEGHPDQPFAEAPLPPGHDREQPPGWLWATGPVRPGLRDPAAYTATLHADPVLRPVLHLSPAEALAAVGPGSGSATPAQQAYLRTSIDVTMKGGTTSGVIYPLALCEIARDFRLRNVGGASAGAIAAAFAAAAEVGRATADLRDEPPPPARPAPSAAAAGHVRRGFAGLADVIAWLSQVDDPPGAPDELRTAQLFKPKRAALPLFRLVAAVMRRRSWALPLLAATSFGAGNRAVCLVFLLGLPALLSVGTWLVEGPPAPDPGTAYLVAAGWLLGLTLTVFGLAAALVSRTPPRRVAAPAALREPLPPPPRPPVNRSTALLLGLAAVGLVAVVGLPLASDTWRWLGLARSVLAWLAGALLVLGSVAVSVLGLLGRAKTHRFGLVAGSSTRPDGSADTGYLDGRFARLMGMPRVTVPLNLVDWLDRCLRELAGTSEVLRFGHLWDARYAAAGERPAALAAALDRAGAEPDHRMVNLELMASELVHRVPYRFPLPPGGEQLYVSRGELTGVFPADVVDALTAGPPLRGGRDLDSGALLGDLHPLPAAADLPVVFAVRISLAFPGLFEALHLYRAAAPVAVRDDFGGALRHTGTRLRYPAGPADGPGSTWVQELWFTDGGVTSNFPIHFFDSVLPRWPTVGINLGAHPRGFGHQDVYLPSDQQASHGVPAPMGAGLLGFLAAVVDTARTWRDTAQTFLPASKGRVAWVRQRPDEGGSNLFMPRDRIAALALRGAVAGARLRRRFAADGQWQRHQWLRLRAGLDNLARLHARVEAALRDPQYAQFTRGREAGRAAVSRMVGALAEQADPTPAGPDPYRPPADPPASAEVDGSDPALAWYLPAVDDGFWPAAGQLLGCYGAPLGDAGTLTAQAPAPAASLRQVPPN